The following are encoded together in the Fimbriiglobus ruber genome:
- a CDS encoding urease accessory protein UreD — MERAGRTRLGACYQQVPVQVLPPFHFASETAALLYLINPTVGLMDGDAHRIDVTARRGTRAVVTGQSASRIHPALAGYATQQWSIRVDDGADLVVLPGPAIPYRGARFYQRVRIDLAATARLVWGDVWHPGRHLYGADPELFVFDRLVQHLEVRRAGRLVYRDRFDWRGPWTADDREWHLGGRLAAGTLFATGPVREGPAESDTFQRAVLPLASGDTCVRVCGDPRAVTWECARFAFAAAGDWSDGPPWLSGGNNFSTNHWFSAPPG; from the coding sequence GTGGAGCGGGCCGGCCGCACCCGCCTCGGGGCGTGCTACCAGCAGGTGCCGGTGCAGGTGTTGCCGCCGTTCCACTTCGCGTCCGAGACGGCGGCGCTGCTGTACCTCATCAACCCGACGGTCGGGCTGATGGACGGGGACGCCCACCGCATCGACGTGACCGCCCGCCGCGGCACCCGTGCCGTCGTCACCGGCCAGTCCGCCTCCCGCATTCACCCGGCGCTGGCCGGGTACGCGACGCAACAGTGGTCGATCCGGGTGGACGACGGGGCCGACCTGGTCGTGCTGCCGGGGCCGGCGATCCCGTACCGCGGAGCCCGGTTCTACCAGCGGGTGCGAATCGATCTGGCCGCGACCGCCCGCCTGGTGTGGGGCGACGTCTGGCACCCCGGCCGGCACTTGTACGGCGCCGACCCCGAGCTGTTCGTGTTCGACCGGCTGGTGCAGCACCTGGAGGTGCGCCGGGCCGGGCGCCTGGTCTACCGCGATCGGTTCGACTGGCGCGGGCCGTGGACGGCGGACGACCGCGAGTGGCACCTGGGCGGGCGCCTGGCGGCGGGCACCCTGTTCGCGACCGGCCCTGTCCGCGAGGGGCCGGCCGAGAGCGACACCTTTCAGCGGGCGGTCCTCCCGCTCGCCTCCGGGGACACGTGCGTTCGGGTCTGCGGCGACCCGCGGGCCGTGACCTGGGAGTGCGCCCGGTTCGCGTTCGCCGCGGCCGGCGACTGGTCCGACGGCCCGCCGTGGCTGTCCGGCGGAAACAACTTCTCCACCAATCACTGGTTCTCCGCGCCGCCGGGCTGA
- a CDS encoding sigma-70 family RNA polymerase sigma factor, with product MADLAAEDSPDELIRTARTGGEPAFGRLLSRYGNYLTLLARVEVGRRLQGKLDPADLVQDTYLEAHRHFPGFRGTTEPEFASWLRQILAGVLANTIRRYFGTKARDPRLEQELQAGMDQSSCLLVGQLAAPGSSPSEAASRREQAVLFADALGRLPDDHREVLILRNLEGLTFPVVAQRMGRSVDRVERLWMRAVVRLRQVMGGE from the coding sequence ATGGCGGATCTCGCGGCCGAAGACTCACCCGACGAGTTGATTCGGACCGCGCGGACCGGCGGCGAGCCCGCGTTCGGTCGGTTGCTCAGCCGGTACGGGAACTATTTGACGCTGCTGGCCCGGGTCGAAGTCGGCCGCCGACTCCAGGGCAAGCTCGACCCCGCCGACCTCGTTCAAGACACGTACCTCGAAGCGCACCGTCACTTTCCTGGCTTCCGGGGCACCACCGAGCCGGAATTCGCGTCCTGGCTGCGGCAGATCCTGGCGGGCGTCCTGGCCAACACGATCCGCCGGTACTTCGGCACCAAGGCCCGCGACCCCCGCCTGGAGCAAGAATTGCAAGCCGGCATGGACCAGTCGTCCTGCCTGCTCGTGGGTCAACTCGCGGCGCCCGGGAGCAGCCCGAGTGAAGCGGCATCACGGCGGGAACAGGCGGTGCTGTTCGCCGACGCTCTCGGCCGCCTGCCGGACGACCACCGGGAAGTGCTGATCCTGCGGAATCTGGAAGGGCTGACGTTCCCGGTCGTGGCACAACGGATGGGGCGCTCGGTCGACCGGGTCGAACGGCTCTGGATGCGGGCCGTCGTCCGACTGCGTCAGGTCATGGGGGGCGAGTGA
- a CDS encoding serine/threonine-protein kinase — MDTRVGHDLPSVPDSDESADDPRLLAAVKDYQAELEQGRRPDRGCYLSRHPELAAAITPYLDGLDWFHRGARNLTRSRPISARIETGLGGGDRVGDFEIVREIGRGGMGVVYDALQVSLGRRVALKILPAEFAADPTRLRRFTVEAQSAAAAAHPHIVPVYAVGEDRGVHYIAMRLVDGVALDSVVTGVAAFRASDGHSAAMAPANATPSGGEIPPPEEFVALARRDRRAYHRAVARLGEQVARALDHAHQSGVVHRDVKPPNLLLGRDGHVWVTDFGLAQFADAGTVTRTGATIGTFRYMSPEQASGDARRLDHRTDVYSLGASLYELLTGRPVFTSAEPGALLRQIARDEPPGPRIADPTVAIDLETVLLKSMQKDPRDRYAAAAEFADDLGRFLGGRSVLARRPSVWDRAKKWAARHPAAVAATLVSLLTVVIASSIATAIVLAQQTEIRNAYTAEQNRADEAERRFRQSKELGDLVLRISEEEIGSDSPFQGPRRRLLLAALENYRKLLAASPEDPAVRAELDRVASQVRDLLAEQDVARESEAAFLLGNPDIQTELHLADQQIERIERLASRREPPGRPGGPRPGSEPTARTEMIRILTAPQRTRLRQIFFQFRGPMAFNEPEMIDALGLTKSQRQLIKMLQTEGLSGFGRGELANNAGPRPPANRPDDRFSGRPTGDRPGGLRGPNGPNNRPGPLPPGERGGPMKLNDRTNGPPFPQGEPPDARRSRDWHRDPDAPARALARILDSLTPEQREKWLTLTGEPFVPPHRERPAPSAAQPGPSSPETREPKPRRNET, encoded by the coding sequence ATGGACACGCGGGTCGGCCACGATTTGCCCTCGGTCCCGGACAGCGACGAGTCCGCGGACGACCCCCGTCTGTTGGCCGCGGTCAAGGACTACCAGGCCGAACTCGAGCAGGGCCGCCGACCCGACAGGGGTTGCTATCTGAGCCGCCACCCGGAGTTGGCCGCGGCCATCACCCCGTATCTCGACGGCCTCGACTGGTTCCACCGCGGGGCGCGGAACCTCACCCGATCCCGGCCTATCTCAGCCCGAATCGAAACCGGGCTCGGAGGCGGCGACCGCGTCGGAGATTTCGAGATCGTCCGGGAGATCGGCCGCGGCGGCATGGGCGTGGTATACGATGCCCTCCAAGTCTCACTGGGCCGCAGGGTCGCGCTGAAGATCCTGCCGGCCGAGTTCGCAGCCGACCCGACGCGACTCCGGCGGTTCACCGTGGAAGCCCAGTCCGCGGCCGCCGCCGCCCACCCGCATATTGTCCCCGTCTACGCGGTCGGCGAAGACCGCGGCGTCCATTACATCGCCATGCGGTTGGTCGACGGTGTCGCCCTCGACTCGGTCGTGACCGGGGTCGCCGCCTTCCGAGCGAGCGACGGGCACTCGGCGGCGATGGCACCGGCGAACGCCACGCCCTCCGGCGGCGAGATCCCGCCACCGGAGGAGTTCGTCGCCCTCGCCCGGCGAGACCGGCGGGCCTACCACCGGGCCGTCGCCCGACTCGGCGAACAGGTGGCCCGGGCCCTGGACCATGCTCACCAGAGTGGGGTCGTTCACCGCGACGTGAAGCCGCCGAACCTGTTGCTTGGCCGGGACGGGCACGTCTGGGTCACGGACTTTGGACTGGCCCAGTTCGCCGACGCCGGCACGGTCACCCGGACCGGAGCGACGATCGGGACGTTTCGCTACATGAGCCCCGAACAAGCCTCCGGGGACGCCCGCCGACTCGACCACCGGACCGACGTCTATTCGCTCGGCGCCAGCCTGTACGAGTTACTGACCGGGCGGCCTGTCTTCACGTCGGCCGAGCCCGGAGCGTTGCTTCGGCAGATCGCCCGCGACGAACCGCCGGGGCCGCGGATCGCCGATCCCACAGTCGCAATCGACCTGGAAACGGTCCTGCTCAAATCGATGCAGAAAGACCCGCGTGACCGTTACGCGGCGGCCGCCGAGTTTGCCGACGACCTGGGCCGGTTCCTGGGTGGCCGGTCGGTCCTCGCCCGCCGGCCGTCGGTGTGGGACCGGGCAAAAAAGTGGGCCGCCCGACACCCGGCGGCGGTCGCGGCCACGCTCGTGTCGCTCCTGACGGTCGTAATCGCGTCGAGCATCGCCACGGCCATTGTCCTCGCCCAACAGACCGAGATCCGGAACGCGTACACGGCCGAACAGAACCGGGCCGACGAGGCCGAACGGCGGTTCCGCCAGTCCAAGGAACTCGGCGACCTGGTCCTTCGGATCAGTGAGGAGGAAATTGGTTCGGACTCCCCGTTCCAGGGGCCGCGCCGCCGACTGTTGCTCGCGGCCCTGGAGAACTACCGCAAACTGTTGGCCGCCAGCCCCGAAGACCCGGCCGTCCGGGCTGAATTGGACCGCGTCGCCTCTCAGGTCCGGGACCTGTTGGCCGAGCAAGACGTGGCCCGTGAGTCCGAGGCGGCCTTTTTGCTCGGGAATCCAGACATCCAGACCGAGTTGCATCTTGCGGATCAACAGATCGAGCGGATCGAACGGCTGGCGTCACGGCGGGAACCGCCGGGTCGGCCGGGTGGCCCCCGGCCGGGGTCGGAGCCGACCGCTCGGACCGAAATGATCAGGATCTTGACGGCTCCCCAGCGGACGCGTCTCCGACAAATCTTTTTTCAGTTCCGCGGGCCGATGGCCTTCAACGAACCGGAAATGATTGATGCCCTGGGGCTGACCAAGAGCCAACGACAGCTCATCAAGATGCTTCAAACAGAAGGGCTCTCGGGATTCGGTCGCGGGGAACTCGCAAATAACGCCGGCCCGCGGCCGCCCGCCAACCGACCCGACGACCGGTTCTCGGGACGACCGACCGGGGACCGCCCCGGGGGGCTCCGGGGCCCGAATGGTCCGAACAACCGCCCTGGCCCTCTGCCCCCGGGCGAGCGTGGCGGCCCGATGAAACTCAACGACCGCACTAACGGCCCGCCGTTCCCACAGGGCGAACCACCCGACGCACGCCGGTCGAGAGACTGGCACCGGGACCCGGACGCCCCGGCCCGGGCCCTGGCGCGGATTCTCGACTCACTCACACCCGAGCAGAGAGAGAAATGGCTGACGCTGACGGGCGAACCGTTCGTTCCCCCTCACCGCGAACGTCCAGCCCCGTCGGCCGCGCAGCCCGGCCCCAGTTCGCCCGAGACTCGGGAGCCGAAACCGCGCCGCAACGAAACGTAA
- the glgA gene encoding glycogen synthase GlgA: protein MAGLNIVVAASEVVGFAKTGGLADVAGALPQALAARGHRVTVIMPYYRTVRTGKNPPARTDHVIAVPVGSRKLACRLYGGTLPGSTVPVLFVDAPEYFDRDEPALGRGLYQQTMSGGYKSDYPDNAERYTFFCRAVVEAVAALGAAPDVIHANDWQTGLVPAFVKELLRSRPGFATVRTVFTIHNIAYQGMFGPDVMRLTGLPGWLFTPPLLEYHGHLNFMKAGIVFADAVNTVSPTYSREIQTAEFGCGLEGLLRANQHKLSGIVNGVDYALWNPATDALLPVRYDAETVFEQKPKCKAELQRRLGLPVDASRPVLGMVARLVIQKGVDLVLSASPGFLDLGCQIVFLGEGDPEYHNELQQFKARYPQQVGLYLGFDESLAHLVEAGSDLFLMPSRYEPCGLNQLYSLKYGTPPVVHMTGGLADTVVNATQESIDAGTGTGFGFGEYTAHALYETVKWALHLSRDRPAAFGEVVTTAMRQDWSWARSAADYEGLYRRVML from the coding sequence GTGGCCGGTTTGAACATCGTGGTGGCGGCGTCGGAAGTGGTCGGGTTCGCCAAGACCGGCGGGCTGGCGGACGTGGCCGGGGCCCTCCCGCAGGCACTGGCCGCGCGGGGGCACCGCGTCACCGTGATCATGCCTTACTACCGGACCGTCCGGACCGGCAAGAACCCGCCCGCGCGGACCGACCACGTGATCGCAGTGCCGGTCGGCTCGCGGAAACTCGCCTGTCGGCTCTACGGCGGCACCCTGCCCGGGTCGACGGTGCCCGTCTTGTTCGTCGACGCCCCGGAGTACTTCGACCGGGACGAACCGGCTCTCGGCCGCGGGCTCTATCAGCAGACCATGTCCGGCGGGTACAAGTCCGACTACCCGGACAACGCCGAGCGGTACACGTTCTTCTGCCGGGCCGTCGTCGAGGCGGTCGCCGCCCTCGGGGCGGCCCCGGACGTCATCCATGCGAACGACTGGCAAACCGGGCTCGTTCCCGCGTTCGTCAAGGAACTCCTCCGGAGCCGGCCGGGCTTCGCCACCGTCCGGACGGTGTTCACGATCCACAACATTGCCTACCAGGGCATGTTCGGGCCGGACGTGATGCGGCTCACCGGCCTTCCCGGGTGGCTGTTCACCCCGCCCCTGCTCGAATACCACGGGCACCTGAACTTCATGAAAGCCGGGATCGTGTTCGCCGACGCGGTCAACACGGTCAGCCCGACGTACAGCCGGGAAATCCAGACGGCCGAGTTCGGCTGCGGCCTGGAAGGGCTGCTGCGGGCCAACCAGCACAAGTTGAGCGGGATCGTTAACGGCGTCGACTACGCGCTCTGGAACCCGGCGACCGACGCACTACTCCCCGTGCGGTACGACGCCGAAACCGTTTTCGAGCAGAAGCCGAAGTGCAAAGCCGAACTCCAGCGGCGGCTCGGCCTGCCGGTCGACGCGAGCCGCCCGGTCCTCGGCATGGTCGCCCGCCTCGTCATCCAGAAGGGCGTCGATCTGGTCCTGAGTGCCTCGCCGGGGTTCCTGGACCTCGGGTGTCAGATCGTCTTCCTCGGCGAAGGCGACCCCGAGTACCACAACGAGTTGCAACAATTCAAAGCCCGGTACCCGCAGCAGGTGGGCTTGTACCTGGGCTTCGACGAGTCGCTGGCCCACCTCGTCGAGGCCGGGTCCGACCTGTTCCTGATGCCGAGCCGGTACGAGCCGTGCGGGCTCAACCAGCTCTACAGCCTGAAATACGGCACCCCGCCCGTGGTCCACATGACGGGCGGCCTGGCGGACACGGTCGTGAACGCGACGCAGGAATCGATCGACGCGGGAACCGGGACCGGCTTCGGGTTCGGTGAATACACCGCCCACGCCCTGTACGAAACGGTCAAGTGGGCTCTCCACCTGTCCCGAGACCGGCCGGCCGCGTTCGGGGAGGTCGTCACCACGGCGATGCGGCAGGACTGGTCGTGGGCCCGGAGCGCGGCCGATTACGAAGGGCTCTACCGGCGGGTGATGTTGTGA
- a CDS encoding helix-turn-helix domain-containing protein, producing the protein MPRRQKNPLRPLTAEERAELTALSHAHSAPAIEVTRATLLLLVSGGQAYQCAADTVGRKSGDAVAHLVARFNTDGLAAVTPRHGGGRVSIDDADARNRILREARRTPTPQHDGTATWSLTLLRKALRTAPDGLPRVSTYTIWRVRHDAKFTFQRTRTWCPTGQAIRKRKAGVVTVTDPETESKKK; encoded by the coding sequence ATGCCGCGCCGTCAGAAGAACCCCCTCCGCCCGCTGACCGCCGAAGAACGGGCGGAACTCACAGCGCTCAGCCATGCCCACTCGGCCCCGGCCATAGAGGTAACCCGTGCAACGCTTCTTCTGCTCGTGAGTGGTGGGCAAGCGTATCAGTGTGCGGCCGACACGGTCGGTCGCAAGAGCGGAGATGCAGTCGCCCACTTGGTCGCCCGATTCAACACGGACGGTTTGGCCGCCGTCACGCCCCGACACGGAGGCGGACGGGTATCGATCGACGACGCGGACGCCCGGAACCGCATCTTGCGAGAAGCACGGCGAACGCCGACCCCACAACACGATGGGACCGCGACGTGGTCGTTGACCCTGTTGCGTAAGGCACTGCGGACCGCCCCCGATGGGCTCCCGCGGGTGTCGACGTACACCATCTGGCGGGTTCGGCATGACGCCAAGTTTACCTTCCAGCGAACCCGCACCTGGTGTCCCACGGGTCAGGCGATCCGTAAACGCAAAGCGGGGGTGGTGACGGTCACCGACCCGGAAACCGAGTCGAAAAAAAAGTGA
- a CDS encoding transposase produces MIEDADTVGQSLGLEVWCEDEAGPFQAIPQPGASWQPEGSPARQPHEYIRNGTAKILTLFHPADGRVRIQGTTTCPNTVLHPWLERERTAILAALPPLLPTVDPSRAAWERWLRGLQQPITLPAVLPPLRVLLVLDNLAGHKSVALVLWLFAHGIMPLYTPSADRG; encoded by the coding sequence GTGATCGAGGACGCCGACACCGTGGGCCAGTCGCTGGGTCTGGAGGTGTGGTGCGAGGACGAGGCCGGCCCGTTCCAGGCGATCCCCCAGCCCGGAGCGTCGTGGCAGCCGGAGGGCAGTCCCGCGAGACAACCACACGAATACATTCGCAACGGCACCGCCAAGATACTGACACTCTTCCACCCGGCGGATGGGCGGGTCCGGATCCAGGGGACAACGACCTGTCCCAATACGGTGTTGCACCCATGGCTGGAGAGGGAGCGGACGGCCATTCTGGCCGCCTTGCCTCCACTGCTGCCGACGGTAGATCCGTCACGGGCCGCATGGGAACGATGGCTACGAGGGCTCCAGCAGCCGATCACGTTGCCGGCCGTCTTGCCGCCGCTGAGGGTCTTGTTGGTGCTGGACAATTTGGCCGGCCACAAGAGCGTGGCATTAGTGTTGTGGTTATTCGCTCATGGAATTATGCCCTTGTACACCCCGTCAGCGGATCGTGGCTGA
- a CDS encoding site-specific integrase — protein sequence MSAISIWVAWLLKKDRITVNPLDRVDVPTGGKKTKERRALSVHQIQKLLDAARARPLVAFHERFGTEVAPTVRQRERAQKKRDAATADLVAVGRERALVYKTAVYTGLRLGEIASLRPCHLELDRKPFPRLQILGKLTKNGQQARLLLVPAFAEELTDWIRDTKKKPDDLLFHVPQASVRIMQKDLKLVGHLGRAWPFGLRSGRRVVAPEPPSL from the coding sequence TTGTCAGCGATCTCGATCTGGGTCGCGTGGCTTCTCAAGAAGGACCGCATCACCGTGAACCCCCTCGACCGGGTGGACGTGCCAACCGGGGGAAAGAAGACGAAGGAGAGGCGAGCGCTCTCGGTCCACCAAATTCAGAAGCTACTCGACGCTGCCCGGGCCCGACCGCTGGTCGCCTTCCACGAGCGGTTCGGGACCGAGGTCGCCCCAACGGTGAGGCAGAGGGAACGCGCGCAGAAGAAACGGGATGCCGCTACGGCCGACTTGGTCGCGGTCGGCCGGGAGCGGGCACTGGTGTACAAGACTGCCGTCTACACCGGGCTTCGCCTCGGGGAAATTGCCTCGCTGCGCCCGTGCCACTTGGAGCTGGACCGAAAGCCTTTCCCACGGCTCCAGATCCTCGGCAAGCTCACGAAGAACGGCCAGCAGGCCCGGCTGTTGCTCGTTCCGGCATTCGCCGAGGAGCTGACCGACTGGATTCGGGATACCAAGAAGAAGCCCGACGATCTGCTGTTTCACGTCCCGCAGGCGTCCGTGCGGATCATGCAGAAGGATTTGAAGCTAGTGGGTCACTTGGGTCGCGCGTGGCCTTTCGGGCTGCGCAGTGGCCGCCGGGTCGTTGCTCCGGAGCCACCCAGTCTGTGA